The Erythrolamprus reginae isolate rEryReg1 chromosome 3, rEryReg1.hap1, whole genome shotgun sequence genome contains a region encoding:
- the SOX4 gene encoding transcription factor SOX-4 encodes MVQQTNNAENTEALLAGENSDSGAGIELGMASSPTPGSTASTGGKADDPSWCKTPSGHIKRPMNAFMVWSQIERRKIMEQSPDMHNAEISKRLGKRWKLLKDGDKIPFIREAERLRLKHMADYPDYKYRPRKKVKSGTNSGKPGEKSGGGGSGGGGNNQGAAAGSAGAAASNSSKLAQKKGSAAKLSPSGAGKPHPKLSPSGGGGTKAPSSFPSEQPAALLPPEHHSLYKSRTASPGSSPSSSHSSSSHSSRHLPEKKAKRHYLFSHSSPGGAVPASPTLSTSTEASDPLSLYDEVAAVGGRQDLGEPSASPVGHCSPADHRSYTSLRAPSPTPSTSLSSSSASSSSASCASSSSDDDEFEDDLLDLNPSPGFDGMALGGSLSSSVLDRDLDFNLEPGSGSHFEFPDYCTPEVSEMISGDWLESSISNLVFTY; translated from the coding sequence ATGGTGCAGCAGACGAACAACGCGGAGAACACGGAAGCCCTCCTGGCCGGCGAGAACTCGGACTCCGGGGCCGGCATCGAGCTGGGCATGGCCTCTTCTCCCACTCCGGGCTCGACGGCTTCGACGGGGGGCAAAGCGGACGACCCGAGCTGGTGCAAGACGCCCAGCGGGCACATCAAACGGCCCATGAACGCCTTCATGGTGTGGTCTCAGATCGAGCGGCGGAAGATCATGGAGCAGTCGCCGGACATGCACAACGCGGAGATCTCCAAGCGCCTGGGCAAGCGGTGGAAGCTGCTCAAGGACGGCGACAAGATCCCCTTCATCCGCGAGGCGGAGCGGCTGCGCCTCAAGCACATGGCGGACTACCCCGACTACAAGTACCGGCCCAGGAAGAAGGTGAAGTCGGGCACGAACTCTGGGAAGCCGGGTGAGAAGAGCGGGGGTGGAGGGAGTGGCGGCGGCGGCAATAATCAGGGAGCAGCCGCCGGCTCCGCTGGCGCTGCTGCTTCCAACTCTTCCAAGCTTGCCCAGAAAAAGGGCAGTGCCGCCAAACTCTCACCCAGTGGCGCCGGCAAGCCGCATCCCAAACTCAGCCCGAGTGGAGGCGGCGGCACGAAAGCTCCGTCTTCTTTTCCATCGGAACAGCCGGCTGCCCTCCTGCCCCCGGAGCACCACTCTCTCTACAAATCCCGCACCGCCTCGCCGGGCTCCTCGCCCTCGAGcagccacagcagcagcagccacagcAGCCGACATCTCCCCGAGAAGAAGGCCAAGCGGCACTACCTCTTCTCCCACTCGTCGCCCGGCGGCGCCGTCCCGGCCAGCCCGACCCTCAGCACTTCCACGGAAGCCAGCGACCCGCTGAGCCTCTACGACGAAGTCGCGGCCGTGGGCGGCCGGCAGGACTTGGGCGAGCCCTCCGCTTCCCCCGTGGGCCATTGCTCCCCGGCGGACCACCGAAGCTACACCAGCTTGCGGGCGCCGTCGCCGACGCCTTCGACCTCGCTCTCTTCTTCGtcggcttcctcctcctccgcctcctgcgctTCCTCCTCTTCCGACGACGACGAGTTCGAAGACGACCTGTTGGACCTCAACCCCAGCCCGGGCTTCGACGGCATGGCGCTGGGGGGCAGCCTGAGCTCCTCGGTCCTCGACCGGGATCTGGATTTTAACTTGGAGCCCGGCTCGGGCTCTCACTTTGAGTTCCCGGACTATTGTACCCCTGAGGTGAGTGAAATGATCTCGGGAGACTGGCTTGAATCCAGCATTTCCAACTTGGTCTTTACGTACTGA